ATGGGAGAAAATTGTGTACATTAGTTATGAATTGCAGACCCAGCTAATTGTTAAAACTTTAAATTCTTCTGGTTTGTCTGAGACATCTAGCTTAGTTCACGAATTATTAGGAGTCAAAAGCCCTGACGAACTCTACTTGTCCCGTGAATGGATGTTTATAAACCAGCTGTTGATGAATATCTATGAATCTGCTGAAAAGATATGTTATGGAGATGGTATTGGAATTTACTGCCCTCAATCAGCTTTTCCTCCACCAAGTTCACTTAAAAGTTCGCATACATATTTAAAAACTATGTATGCATCATTAAAGGATAAAATAAAAGGATTATTTCCTAAATACAAGTCAATAAAAGAAATATTAACACTATTGTTCCCTCCAAAAACCTTGCTCAGGGAAAAAGAATTTGACGTAGGTTACTTTTCAATACCCTATGCTTTTAATGAGGTTCCTCCGATGAAAACAGTTATTCTTGACAGAGCTGTTTTCTTAAATACCCTAGAAAGTTTAAGGGAAACGCTAGACAGTCTAATAGACATTAATTATTTGAACGACTTACGTACAATCATTCAAGATGTTTCAACATCAATTTTACTAACATCAAATTTTTCTGAAGCAGTTGGCAGAATGTCAATGGATAATGAAATTGCTGCATATAGAGAATTTTTAGAGGCTGAAGTAGTTCCAGCAAATTCAATTCTTTTGATTAAACCTCACCCCCGAGATTCAAAGCTTAAAATACTCAAGCTGAAGTCTATTTTAAGCGATCTTTATGCAAATATTTTTCTCCTTTCGGAAGAGAGCTTATTTTATCTCCCATTTGAATTATTTTTTATGGAGGTTTTTCTTAATCCAAACGATGCAAAATT
This window of the Chroococcidiopsis sp. CCMEE 29 genome carries:
- a CDS encoding alpha-2,8-polysialyltransferase family protein, whose translation is MMSTSKTITRLIACHGSIQLVTVLSVLSYREKEQQELNFKYKNYLVITPLWACQEQNDEFADVIEKMAKSICSWEKIVYISYELQTQLIVKTLNSSGLSETSSLVHELLGVKSPDELYLSREWMFINQLLMNIYESAEKICYGDGIGIYCPQSAFPPPSSLKSSHTYLKTMYASLKDKIKGLFPKYKSIKEILTLLFPPKTLLREKEFDVGYFSIPYAFNEVPPMKTVILDRAVFLNTLESLRETLDSLIDINYLNDLRTIIQDVSTSILLTSNFSEAVGRMSMDNEIAAYREFLEAEVVPANSILLIKPHPRDSKLKILKLKSILSDLYANIFLLSEESLFYLPFELFFMEVFLNPNDAKLNCHKIFTFSSACLTLEFLFNAQCTVGFGSNIVEKLFYQDQVFSRLKHEADLISTIREIRYLNGALIFSGR